GGGCGACGACGCGCACAGTAGTGCATGCGTCGTTGGCGGTATTGGGTTTGGATTTTGTGCTGACAGCACTGATGTTTGGGAACTAAGTCGATGCAAAGCAAGAAAAATGAAATTTGGGTGGGTGTTTTTGTCTTGATTGCGTTGGCTGCAATCATTTTTTTATGCCTCAAAGTTGCAGATATTCGATCTTTCGGCAGCCAGCCAACTTATCGTGTCTATGCCACATTTGACAATATTGGTGGCCTGAAAGTCCGTTCACCAGTGAAAGTTGGCGGAGTCGTGATTGGTCGTGTGGATAAGATCTGGTTGGATCACAAAACTTATACGCCACAAGTTGAACTGGATATTTTCACTCGATACGACAATATTCCCAATACCAGTTCGCTTTCTATCCGAACTTCAGGGTTATTGGGAGAGCAATATGTTGCTCTCAATATCGGTTTTGATGATCCTGATTTAGGCACTACCATGTTGAAAGATGGCGATCGTATTGAAGATACCAAGCCGGCGATGGTACTTGAAGATTTGATTGGGCAGTTCTTGTATAAAAATAGTGGCGGAAGTCAGGAAAAATCCGCTTCGATATCTGAACAGGCACACTAACCAGCAATCCACTATTTAGGAGGAACAATATTTATGTTTAAACGATTACTTATGGTTGCGTTGCTGGTGGTTGCGCCATTGGCCAGCGCTACAGATCAAACCAACCCCTATGCATTGATGAAAGATGCAGCGGAAAAAACGTTTAGCCGTTTGAAGAACGAGCAACCACAGATTCAGGCCAATCCAGAAGTTTTGCGCCAGATTGTGCGTCAAGAATTGCTGCCTTATGTGCAGATAAAATATGCAGGAGCACTGGTTCTGGGGCCTTACTACAAACAAGCGACACCTGAGCAGCGTGATGCTTATTTCAAGGCATTTGGATCCTATCTGGTGCAGGCGTATGGTCAGGCCTTGGCGATGTATCACGGACAAGATTATCAGATTGCACCAGAACAGCCGTTGGGTGATAAGACAATAGTTGCCATTCGTGTCACGATTACCGATCCTAATGGGCAGCCGCCAGTTCGTCTAGATTTCCAATGGCGTAAAAACAGTAAGACAGGTTATTGGCAGGCTTATGACATGATCGCAGAAGGCGTGAGTATGATCACGACCAAACAGAATGAATGGGCGGATATCCTGCGTCATAAAGGCATTGATGCTCTGACAGAACAATTGGCTATCAGTGCGAAAGCCCCGATCACTTTAGAAAAGAAAAAGTGATATGGAAAAAACGACTTTTGATAACGGCATGATTAACGGAAACGTCAATCAGGGAACTGTTAGCTGGGAAAAAGCCGGTAATACATTGTTTCTGCAAGGCACATTGGATCGTGATAGTCTGCTGCCGCTTTGGCAACAAAAAGAGCACATTCTGGAGGGCATTGACAATATTGATGTCTCCCAACTGAGCCGTGTAGATTCTACGGGATTGGCTCTGTTTATCCAATTAAAGGGGGAATGCCAGAAACGTGGCACGCCACTGACCTTTTCAGGCATAGGTGAACGTCTGAGTACGTTGATAACGTTGTATGGACTGCAAGCTCTTCTGGACGATAATCAGTCTAAGGTGTAATTCCTTTTTTTGATCATCAACGCCCTTGTAAGCTATCAACTTACAGGGGCGTTTTTCTTGGTTTAAGAGTTGCCTGTATTCCTTTAGGATGAGCATCTACTATTATTTTTTTATTTAACGACACTATTTTCTAACGACGAGTGTGAGCAAGTTTATGGATACAAATGAAATCAAAAAAGTGCTGATGGAAAAATTGGCACTTGATGAAGTTATTGTTAGTGGTGACGGCAGCCATTTTCAGGTTATTGCTGTTGGCGCATTTTTTGATGGTCTGAGCAGAGTAAAACAGCAGCAGGCTGTTTATGCTCCTTTGATGGAATACATCGCTGATAACCGCATTCATGCGTTGTCAATCAAAGCCTATACACCTGCACAATGGCAGCGTGATCGTAAGCTTCAGGGACTTTAAAGCTGTTTGCCTCGCCGCGAACAGCACACTTTGAATTAAATAAGAGAATCATGACAGATGGATAAATTTCGTGTGAAAGGGCCTACCTGCCTGTCGGGAGAGGTGACTATTTCCGGGGCAAAAAATGCCGCCTTACCAATTATGTTTGCAGCGTTATTGGCAGAAGAGCCAGTTGAACTACAGAACGTTCCTGAATTGAGAGATATTGATACCACGATCAAATTGCTTAATCGTTTGGGAACAAAAGTGGAACGTAATGGATCTGTCTTTATTGATGCCAGTGGAGTCAATGAATATTGTGCCCCTTATGAACTAGTTAAGACAATGCGAGCATCCATCTGGGCACTGGGACCGTTGGTGGCACGTTTCGGGCAGGGGCAGGTCTCTTTGCCTGGCGGCTGCGCTATCGGGGCTCGCCCTGTTGATCTCCATATTTCTGGCCTGGAGCAGCTTGGCGCAAAAATCGTGCTGGATGAAGGGTATGTCAGAGCCACTGTGGATGGCCGTTTGAAAGGTGCCAGCATTGTCATGGATAAGGTCAGTGTCGGGGCAACGGTTACTATCATGACTGCGGCAACACTGGCAGAAGGAACAACTACCATTGAAAACGCTGCGCGGGAGCCTGAAATTGAAGATACGGCTAATTTTCTCAATATACTGGGAGCAAAAATCAAAGGTGCAGGCACCGATCGCATTGTGATTGAGGGCGTTGAGCGTTTAGGTGGTGGTGTTCATCGTATACTGCCTGATCGTATCGAAACGGGCACTTTCTTGATCGCTGCGGCGGTTTCACGCGGTAAGGTGGTTTGTCGTCATGCGAAACCTGATACCCTGGATGCTGTTTTAGCCAAGTTGCGTGAAGCAGGAGCCGATATCAAAGTAGGAGACGACTGGATTAGCCTTGATATGCATGGCCAGCAGCCGAAAGCTGTGACATTTCGGACGGCACCACATCCGGGGTTCCCAACCGATATGCAGGCGCAATTTAGCCTATTGAATATGGTTGCGGATGGCGCAGGAATGATCACCGAAACCATTTTTGAAAATCGCTTCATGCATATCCCTGAGTTGATTCGCATGGGGGCACGGGCTGAGATTGAGAGCAATACAGTACTGTGTCACGGTGTTGAAAAATTATCGGGTGCTCAGGTAATGGCGACGGATTTGCGTGCTTCTGCAAGTTTGGTATTGGCGGGTTGCATTGCTGAAGGAACGACAATCGTAGATCGTATTTATCATATTGACCGGGGTTACGAGCATATTGAAGATAAGCTACGTGGTCTTGGAGCAAATATTGAGCGTATTAAGACAACCGGCTAAACAGAATTAGATATTCTTTTTCGCCCACCTTGTGGGTGAGGTGGGCGAGAAAAGATTAGTAGCCATCAAACTCATCGATTGTGACGTTAAGTGTGAGGGAAGCTCCGTCGCGTAGAACCGTGACAGGAACAACACTGCCCGGACGAATTTCCGCAACTTTATCCATTGTTTCCACAGGTGAGATGGCGGGTTGGTGATTAACACTGGTAATGATGTCTCCCACTTTGATCCCCGCTTTTTCAGCCGGACCATTAGGTGCGACCTGAAAAACACGTAATCCCTGAATTTGATTGATATTACTGCCTGATGAGCGAATATAGGGTAATTCTCTGGCGGTGATGCCTATATATCCCCGAATAACTCGGCCATCACGGATCAATTTCTGCATAATTGTGGTTGCCAGTTTTGTTGGAATGGCAAATCCCAATCCTTCCGGTGTTGAGCCAAACTCAGACTTATCGAACGTCAACGTATTGATGCCAACTAATTCACCTAACGTATTGACCAAAGCGCCACCGGAATTACCTTGGTTAATTGATGCATCTGTTTGCAGGAAATTCTGGCGACGTGTTGGGCTAAGGCCGACACGTCCAGTTGCACTGATAATGCCTTGTGTAATGGTTTGTCCCAAGTTGTACGGATTGCCGATAGCCAACACGATATCCCCTACATGAGCCACTCGTTTAGAATTAATTGGGATCACCGGAAGGTTTGTGGCATTGATTTTTAACACTGCCAGATCGGTTGGACCATCTGAGCCGACGAGCAGTGCTTCATAAAAGCGCCCATCTTGCAAGGCGACAATAATAGACGCTGCTTTATTGATAACATGCCGATTAGTGAGAATATAGCCCTGTTCACTCATAATGACACCGGAACCCAAGGGAAAGAGTTCCCTGCTTTCTTGGGAAAAACTGCCCATGCTGCTGCTGTAAATATTGACTACAGCAGGCGCAGCCCGACGGACTGCTTTGCTAAAACTGGATATCTTATCGCTACTGCTGTTATCGCTCAGGAAATTTTTCAAACCACTGGGGCGCAGGGATGGTATCGCGACCAGCAAAATAGCGGCAATCAATAATCCTATGAGTATAGAACGCAATAACTTGATCAGCATGACATTATTCAGAGTAGTAATTGATTGAAAGAAGAATAGCATAGAAGTGGACAGACACAGCAGTACCCTGCGTCTGTCGTTTCATCTTGCAAGTTGCGGCTGGGTTGTGCCGCAACTCGAAATCTATTGGATATAAGGGGTATTTTTCATACTCAATAGATTAATTACGCAGTAAGAGATAAACATTATCGTCACCACGTAAGACGTTTAATGCGATAACAGAAGGCTTTTCTTCAGTGATCCTGCGTAATTCACTGATATTCCGTACACGCACATTATTGGCACCAATAATTAAGTCATCCTTCTGTAAACCTGATATTGCAGCAGGTGAGTTCGGGATAATCGAATCTACTTTGATGCCTTGGGTATTTTTTATCGTGCTATTGCTCAGGGTTGCGCCTTGCAGGGCGATACTCAGTTTTTCAGCTTTGGTTGGCTCGCCATCACTGTTATCCAGGATAACGGTGACTTCAAGCGACTTCCCTTTGCGCAGCAGGCCAATTTTGACTTCTTTGCCCGGTGCTGTTGTACCAATCTTCGCACGTAGTTCAGCAAAACTGTTAATTCTCTTACCATCAAAGGAAATCAGGACATCTCCTGATTTAATACCTGCTTTAGCGGCGGCCGATTTAGGGATAACTTCGCTGACGAATGCCCCTTTCTGTGCTTCAACGTTGAGTGCTTTGGCAATGTCTGCTGTCATCTCGGTGCCTTTGATACCGAGTATGCCGCGCTTAACTTCCCCGTGAGCAATAATCTGTGCGGAAAGGGTTTTGGCCATATTACTAGGGATGGCAAAACCAATACCCACGTTACCGCCGCCTGGTGCGATGATAGCGGTGTTAATACCAATCAATTCACCTTTCAGGTTAATCAATGCGCCACCGGAGTTACCCCGATTGATAGGGGCATCGGTCTGGATAAAGTTTTCCAGACCTTCCAGATTAAGGCCACTACGGCCAAGAGCGGAGATGATCCCAGATGTGACAGTTTGCCCTAATCCGAATGGGTTACCGATTGCAATTGCGTAGTCTCCAACGCGCAATTGGTCGGAATCGGCAAACTTGATGGCTGTCAGATTCTTGGCATCTTGCACTCGTAAAAGTGCAATATCAGTTTGTGGATCACGTCCAATGAGTTTTGCTGAGAATTCACGGCCATCATTTAATTGAACGCGTATTTTATTTGCATTATTAATGACATGGCTATTAGTTAATATATAACCTTTGCTAGCATCAATAATCACGCCTGAGCCTAAACCCGTGAATGGGCGGCTTCTTGGTTCTTGGGGGGGAAAAGCCGGCCCAAAGAAGAACTGAAAATCTTCAGGTAATTGAAGCTGTTGGTTTTGTACCTCTGTACCTGAAACATGAATCGTAACAACAGAAGGCAGCACTTTTTCCAACATGGGAGCAAGACTGGGTAATTCTTGAGAAGTTATTGCAGCAGGTAGGGCTGCATTACTTACCATTGGAACTGAAGCTACAGACAGTCCGATACTAATAGCGAGTGCGCTAAGCAATGTATTTTTTCTTTTCATGAATACGTTCTCTTACATACCTAAGCTAGAAAAGGAAATTGTGTTTAAAAGACCTATCCTGTCAGGAGAATTGCTACTGTGGAAATCACTTATTCCTGAGGGTTAGATAGGTCTTAAGCATCATTGTGTCAATGCTGTTATGACTCTCAATTATTCAGCAAAGTTCACTAATAAAGTCTTTTCAATGGGTTTCTTTACAGGTATTTACGTGTATCAAAAATAAAAAAACAAAAATCTTTCCCTTGGATGAAGGTCACCAAAGGGAGCCGTGGTAGCTATTGTTACCACGGCAAAGTGCATTAATTATTTATCCTGAGTCGGACGGAATAGGCCAGATGCACCCTCAGAATAATCCCGTGGAGGCATGTTAGCAGTCACTTTATTTTTCTCGGTTTCGGATTCGCTCAGACGATAATTGAAAGGATTATCCTGTACGGGCATATTGGGCATCAGTTCATTGGAACTTTTAGCCATGTGTTGATATAACTGACGGTAATCGCGTGCCATATTGTCAAGTAATTCAGCGCTACGGGCGAAATGGCTGACCAGTTCTTTGCGATATTCTTCCAATTCAGTCCGATTTTTCTCCAATTCAGCTTGTAGTGCATTTTGTTGGCGTAGCTTTGAACTACCAAAGCGGACAGCCAGCGCGCCGATGATAAAACCGATAATTAATCCGATCAGGGCATATTCCCAAGTCATGGCAACTCCTTTAGTAACATCGTTATTCTGCAATATTGTTTTTGCAATGTTCTAGAGCCTTATCCCATTAGGCAGTTCTGTTTGCAAGGATATACAACTATTGGGATAGGCTCTTGGTTCATGATGACCACTATAACCGTTAATTTAGTCAGAGTGGAATATTGATTATTAATTAATTAATTTATCTGTAATCTAATATATTAATTTTATACAGATTTACCAAAGTATGTAGGCAAGGTTCTTATCCAAAAGTATGCATCTTGATTCGAATCAGTAGGAATTGGCATAGTTCTTACCCGTAAATTACGATACACACTGAGAATAAAAAATTTTAAGGATTGTCATTTTCATGTCACCGATTACACCTTCATCTCTCTATCAATCAGCATTGTCTGATGGTCAGTATCAACCTGACGAAGTACAGCGTAAGACTGTTGAACGCCTTGATATCATTCATCGTGACCTCATCAATGTTCAACTGAGCCATACTCCGCAAGCCAGTGGATTGAAAGGTATATTGGGCAAGTTGTTTGGTCGGCCATCTTCTGAACGATGCCAGCCTGTTCAGGGTCTTTATATGTGGGGAGGTGTCGGGCGTGGCAAAACATGGCTGATGGATATGTTTTACCAGAGTTTACCGACTGAGCGAAAGTTGCGTCTCCATTTCCACCGTTTCATGCTACGGGTACATGAAGAGTTAACAACGTTACAAGGACATGAAGATCCTTTGGAGATCATTGCGGATGGCTTCAAAGCACAGACGGATATACTCTGCTTTGATGAATTTTTTGTGTCCGATATTACGGATGCTATGCTCCTCGGCACATTGCTGGAAGCTTTGTTTGTACGGGGAATTGCTTTGGTGGCGACATCCAATATTCCACCTGATGAGTTATATCGCAATGGATTGCAGCGTGCGCGATTTCTGCCAGCCATTGAGCAGATCAAAAAGTATTGTGATGTTATGAATGTGGATGCTGGGATAGATTATCGCCTACGGACACTGACACAGGCTCATCTCTATTTGACGCCATTATCAGAAAAAAATCGACAAGAGATGCGCCATATGTTCCTGCGTTTAGTTGGACGAGAAGGGGAGCCGAATCCAATATTGGAGATCAATCATCGCGACATGCCTGTAATCAGGAGTGTTGATGGCGTATTGGCAATCCATTTCAAAACGTTGTGTGAAGATCCGCGTAGTCAACTGGACTATATTGCCTTGTCGAAGATTTATCATTCTGTCTTGTTGCACGATATGCCGATTATGACAACATTGAATGAAAATGCTGCTCGGCGTTTCATTGCCTTGGTAGATGAATTCTATGAACGTCAAGTGAAACTCATCATTAATGCTGACGCGCCGATGGAACAGATTTATCAAGGCGAGTTGTTGACGTTTGAATATCAACGTTGTCTATCTCGATTGCAGGAAATGCAAAGTGAGGAATACCTGAAACTGCCACATTTGCCCTGATTTCTTTGTCCGTTAGGATAATTATTGAATTTGGGGTCGATTTTTTATGATGAGTTCTCTATAATCTTGCGACCCCACGTTACAGCAGGATTTTTTATTTCCCAAAAAACTTGCATTAGTGCCGGCATAGGCTATTCGAAGGGGTAGGTTTGCTGGACATGAGTCGTGTGAACCTCAAAAACAGTTTCTGAACATCGAGTGTTCACCAACGTGTAACTTATAATTGGGTAAGCTTTAATGAAAACTTTTACAGCTAAACCAGAAACCGTAAAACGCGACTGGTATGTTGTTGACGCAGATGGCAAAACTTTAGGCCGTCTTGCAACTGAAGTAGCT
The sequence above is drawn from the Xenorhabdus ishibashii genome and encodes:
- the mlaD gene encoding outer membrane lipid asymmetry maintenance protein MlaD; translation: MQSKKNEIWVGVFVLIALAAIIFLCLKVADIRSFGSQPTYRVYATFDNIGGLKVRSPVKVGGVVIGRVDKIWLDHKTYTPQVELDIFTRYDNIPNTSSLSIRTSGLLGEQYVALNIGFDDPDLGTTMLKDGDRIEDTKPAMVLEDLIGQFLYKNSGGSQEKSASISEQAH
- the mlaC gene encoding phospholipid-binding protein MlaC codes for the protein MFKRLLMVALLVVAPLASATDQTNPYALMKDAAEKTFSRLKNEQPQIQANPEVLRQIVRQELLPYVQIKYAGALVLGPYYKQATPEQRDAYFKAFGSYLVQAYGQALAMYHGQDYQIAPEQPLGDKTIVAIRVTITDPNGQPPVRLDFQWRKNSKTGYWQAYDMIAEGVSMITTKQNEWADILRHKGIDALTEQLAISAKAPITLEKKK
- the mlaB gene encoding lipid asymmetry maintenance protein MlaB gives rise to the protein MEKTTFDNGMINGNVNQGTVSWEKAGNTLFLQGTLDRDSLLPLWQQKEHILEGIDNIDVSQLSRVDSTGLALFIQLKGECQKRGTPLTFSGIGERLSTLITLYGLQALLDDNQSKV
- the ibaG gene encoding BolA family iron metabolism protein IbaG, whose protein sequence is MDTNEIKKVLMEKLALDEVIVSGDGSHFQVIAVGAFFDGLSRVKQQQAVYAPLMEYIADNRIHALSIKAYTPAQWQRDRKLQGL
- the murA gene encoding UDP-N-acetylglucosamine 1-carboxyvinyltransferase — its product is MDKFRVKGPTCLSGEVTISGAKNAALPIMFAALLAEEPVELQNVPELRDIDTTIKLLNRLGTKVERNGSVFIDASGVNEYCAPYELVKTMRASIWALGPLVARFGQGQVSLPGGCAIGARPVDLHISGLEQLGAKIVLDEGYVRATVDGRLKGASIVMDKVSVGATVTIMTAATLAEGTTTIENAAREPEIEDTANFLNILGAKIKGAGTDRIVIEGVERLGGGVHRILPDRIETGTFLIAAAVSRGKVVCRHAKPDTLDAVLAKLREAGADIKVGDDWISLDMHGQQPKAVTFRTAPHPGFPTDMQAQFSLLNMVADGAGMITETIFENRFMHIPELIRMGARAEIESNTVLCHGVEKLSGAQVMATDLRASASLVLAGCIAEGTTIVDRIYHIDRGYEHIEDKLRGLGANIERIKTTG
- the degS gene encoding outer membrane-stress sensor serine endopeptidase DegS, with product MLIKLLRSILIGLLIAAILLVAIPSLRPSGLKNFLSDNSSSDKISSFSKAVRRAAPAVVNIYSSSMGSFSQESRELFPLGSGVIMSEQGYILTNRHVINKAASIIVALQDGRFYEALLVGSDGPTDLAVLKINATNLPVIPINSKRVAHVGDIVLAIGNPYNLGQTITQGIISATGRVGLSPTRRQNFLQTDASINQGNSGGALVNTLGELVGINTLTFDKSEFGSTPEGLGFAIPTKLATTIMQKLIRDGRVIRGYIGITARELPYIRSSGSNINQIQGLRVFQVAPNGPAEKAGIKVGDIITSVNHQPAISPVETMDKVAEIRPGSVVPVTVLRDGASLTLNVTIDEFDGY
- a CDS encoding Do family serine endopeptidase → MKRKNTLLSALAISIGLSVASVPMVSNAALPAAITSQELPSLAPMLEKVLPSVVTIHVSGTEVQNQQLQLPEDFQFFFGPAFPPQEPRSRPFTGLGSGVIIDASKGYILTNSHVINNANKIRVQLNDGREFSAKLIGRDPQTDIALLRVQDAKNLTAIKFADSDQLRVGDYAIAIGNPFGLGQTVTSGIISALGRSGLNLEGLENFIQTDAPINRGNSGGALINLKGELIGINTAIIAPGGGNVGIGFAIPSNMAKTLSAQIIAHGEVKRGILGIKGTEMTADIAKALNVEAQKGAFVSEVIPKSAAAKAGIKSGDVLISFDGKRINSFAELRAKIGTTAPGKEVKIGLLRKGKSLEVTVILDNSDGEPTKAEKLSIALQGATLSNSTIKNTQGIKVDSIIPNSPAAISGLQKDDLIIGANNVRVRNISELRRITEEKPSVIALNVLRGDDNVYLLLRN
- the zapG gene encoding Z-ring associated protein ZapG; protein product: MTWEYALIGLIIGFIIGALAVRFGSSKLRQQNALQAELEKNRTELEEYRKELVSHFARSAELLDNMARDYRQLYQHMAKSSNELMPNMPVQDNPFNYRLSESETEKNKVTANMPPRDYSEGASGLFRPTQDK
- the zapE gene encoding cell division protein ZapE, which gives rise to MSPITPSSLYQSALSDGQYQPDEVQRKTVERLDIIHRDLINVQLSHTPQASGLKGILGKLFGRPSSERCQPVQGLYMWGGVGRGKTWLMDMFYQSLPTERKLRLHFHRFMLRVHEELTTLQGHEDPLEIIADGFKAQTDILCFDEFFVSDITDAMLLGTLLEALFVRGIALVATSNIPPDELYRNGLQRARFLPAIEQIKKYCDVMNVDAGIDYRLRTLTQAHLYLTPLSEKNRQEMRHMFLRLVGREGEPNPILEINHRDMPVIRSVDGVLAIHFKTLCEDPRSQLDYIALSKIYHSVLLHDMPIMTTLNENAARRFIALVDEFYERQVKLIINADAPMEQIYQGELLTFEYQRCLSRLQEMQSEEYLKLPHLP